In the genome of Betaproteobacteria bacterium, the window TAAGGCCGTGAGCAACGATACTCAGCAGCACCGTCGCCATGACGGCGAGCCGCACCGTCGATTCTCCAGCCAGACTCAATTCGCCCTCGAGATAGACCAGGCCGAGCACGATGGACGCAAGCCCCCTCGGGCCGAACCAGCCCATGAAAAGCACGGTCGACCGGCTGAGCCCCGTGCCTCTCAGCGCGATCGCAACCGGCACCATGCGGATCAACGTCAGGCTCAGAACGCCGTACAGCACGACAGCAATGTTGAATTGGGTCCACGCCCGGGCGACCAACAACCCGAACAGGAAGAAGACGAAAAAATCGAAGAGCTGTCCCCACTCTTCGGTGAATTCGACGCTGTGCTTGCCGACTTCGCTGAAACCAACCTGCGTCGCGAGCCCGGCCACGAATGCAGCGATGAACATGCTCGCGCCGCTCTCCTCTGCGGCGAGCACGCAGGCAAGCGGCAGCACCACGACGCCGAGCTGCGTGAGCGGCTCTGCCATCCAGCCTTTGCGGTGGGCAAGCCCGAGCAGCCAGCCGCCGGCAAGGCCGACGCTAAGTCCGATCAGGCTTCCAAGCCCAAGCTGCTCGAAGAGAAATCGGGCAAGCACCCCACGGCCGAGCATGTTCTCCTCCGCGGCTATCGCCAGAGCGATGAAGAACATCAGGAAGGGGACCGCCAGTCCATCGTTCAGGCCAGCCTCCACGTTCAGTGCCTGTCGAATCCTTTCCGGTACCAGAGGGCTCGCCACGATCACCTGCCCGAGACCCGCATCGGTCGGGGCGAGAATGGCGGCCAGGATGCCCGCTTCCCACCAGGAGAGATTGCGGAAAACGACGATGGCGCATAGCGCACCGAGCGCGATGGTCAGCAGCATGCCTGTGCTGAGCAGGCGGATCGGCAGATTGGTGCGGCCTCTCAGCAACCGCGGCGCAATGCGCGAGGCATCGGTAAAGAGCGTCATCACCAGGCCCAGTTCGGCGACGAGCAGAAAGCCTTTGCGATCGAGTCCCACCTCGCTCAGCGCCTCGGGTGAGAACGCC includes:
- a CDS encoding cation:proton antiporter: MMLIAAFVFCVFVYSLVSRRLEQTILTAPILFTAAGAVLAFSPEALSEVGLDRKGFLLVAELGLVMTLFTDASRIAPRLLRGRTNLPIRLLSTGMLLTIALGALCAIVVFRNLSWWEAGILAAILAPTDAGLGQVIVASPLVPERIRQALNVEAGLNDGLAVPFLMFFIALAIAAEENMLGRGVLARFLFEQLGLGSLIGLSVGLAGGWLLGLAHRKGWMAEPLTQLGVVVLPLACVLAAEESGASMFIAAFVAGLATQVGFSEVGKHSVEFTEEWGQLFDFFVFFLFGLLVARAWTQFNIAVVLYGVLSLTLIRMVPVAIALRGTGLSRSTVLFMGWFGPRGLASIVLGLVYLEGELSLAGESTVRLAVMATVLLSIVAHGLTAVPGIERYARAVAALNKSAPEHQADHN